A region of the Candidatus Cetobacterium colombiensis genome:
CAAAATTTTTTTGCTTAAAACCATCTTCTTCTACCACAAATTTTTCATTTGAAATTTTTATAATACTCACTTTTCTATCTCTTTTGAAAGTTAAAAAATTTACTCTTTTTCCAATCTCTAACTCATTTAATATATTCTCTATAAAACGATTATAATCTTTCATACTTATTTTATTTACTGCCATTTTTTTCTCCTTATAATTATTAAGATACTCTATTCCATATAAATGTTTAAGTATCTTTTCACCTTTTTTTTAATTCTTTGAATAGTATTATCTATACACTTGGGAGTGTTATTTAATAATATGGCAATTTCTATATATGTTTTTTGTTGAATCAAATGACTAAAAACTTGTTTTTCAAAGTCACTTAAATTTTTATCTAAATAATTATTTAATAGTTCAACTAACTCTTTTCCTAAAAGCAACTCTTCTGGTGTATGAAAACATAAGGATAGAGTTTTATAATCTATTTTTTCAATATTTTCAGAATAACTATCTTTAATTATAGAATCATTAAAAATTTTATGTTTGTCTGTATTAGCTTTTTTTATTGTTGTAATCAGTTGTCTCCGGATACAAAGATTTGCAAAAGTAGCAAAAGAAGCTTCCGTATTTGGTTTATATGCTTTGATTGCCTTAATTAATCCAATATATCCTTCTTGTTCCAAATCATTTCCTTCTCCACCTCTTAAGAAAAAATTTTGGCTGTTTTTATAAACTAGTTTTTGGTATTG
Encoded here:
- a CDS encoding sigma-70 family RNA polymerase sigma factor gives rise to the protein MTDDDLLLKAKNGNHEAMEKVINQYQKLVYKNSQNFFLRGGEGNDLEQEGYIGLIKAIKAYKPNTEASFATFANLCIRRQLITTIKKANTDKHKIFNDSIIKDSYSENIEKIDYKTLSLCFHTPEELLLGKELVELLNNYLDKNLSDFEKQVFSHLIQQKTYIEIAILLNNTPKCIDNTIQRIKKKVKRYLNIYME